Genomic segment of Rhodocaloribacter litoris:
TTCGCTCCTGGTGAAGGGAAGGCCCTGCACCTTGTTGAGCGGGATGAACGGCAGCAGGTAGCGGTCTCGCAGCAGGCGCACGAGCTGGCCGTTGTTCAGCTCGGGGACGAGCAGGTGACGGAAGCGGCCGAAGTGCTCCTTCAGGTCGGGCGGGAGCGGGTTGAGGTAGCGCAGGTGGATGCTGCCGACCCGCCGGCCGCGCTGCCGGACCGTTTCTACGGCCGCCTCGATCGTACCCCGCGTGGAGCCCCAGCCGATGATGAGCAGGTCCCCCTCGGGATCTCCGAAGACCTCGGTGGGGGGATACTCCCGGGCCACCCGTTCGACCTTCTCGGCGCGGAGGCGGGTCATGAGCTGGTGGTTTTCCGGGTCGTAGGAGACGTTGCCCGTCTCATGCTGTTTCTCCAGCCCGCCGATGCGGTGTTCGAGGCCGGGCGTGCCGGGCCGGGCCCAGGGGCGTGCCAGTGTGGCCTCGTCCCGCACGTAGGGCAGGAACGCGGCTTCTCCGTTGTGGGCGTGGTTGGGTTTGTCGGCAAAGCGAACGGAGAAGGGGGGCAGCCGGTCCAGGTCGGGGATGCGCCAGGGTTCGGCCCCGTTGGCCAGGTAGCCGTCGGCCAGGAGGATGACCGGCGTCATGTACTGGACGGCGATGCGGCAGGCCTCATAGGCCACCTCGAAGCAGTCGCCCGGCGTGGAGGCGGCCAGGACGGGCAGGGGGGCGTCGCCGTTGCGGCCGAAGAGGGCCTGGAGCAGGTCACTCTGTTCCGTCTTGGTCGGCAGGCCCGTGGAGGGGCCGCCCCGCTGCAGGTCGACGACGACGAGCGGCAGCTCCGTCATCAGGGCCAGGCCGATGGCCTCCGTCTTGAGCGCCAGGCCCGGACCGCTCGTGCCGGTGACGCCCAGGCTGCCGCCGAAACTGGCGCCGATGGCCGCCCCGACGGCGGCGATCTCATCCTCGGCCTGGAAGGTTATCACCCCGAAGTTCTTCAGCCGGCTCAGCTCGTGGAGCAGTTCAGAGGCCGGGGTGATCGGATAGGAGCCGTAGAAGATCGGCAGGCCGCTGGCCCGGCTGGCGGCAACCAGGCCCAGCGCCAGCGCCTCCGCGCCCCGGATGGCGCGGTACGTGCCAGGTGCCAGATGGGCCGGGCGAATCTCGTACCGCACCAGGAATTGCTCCGTCGTCTCGCCGTAGTGGTAGCCTTTCTTGAGCAGTTCCAGGTTGGCATCCCGGATGACCGGCTTCTTCGCAAATTTCTTGTTCAGCCAGGCGATGGCGGGCTCGATGGGGCGGGAATAGAGCCAGAGGGCCAGCCCCAGAGCAAACATGTTCTTGGAGCGGTCGATCTCTTTCTGGTTGAGCGGGCTGTCCTTGAGCGCCTCGCGCGTCAGCCGGGTCAGTTCCACCGGGACGACGTGGTAGTCCCGGAGGGAGCCGTCTTCGAGCGGATTGGTGTCGTAGCC
This window contains:
- a CDS encoding 2-oxoacid:acceptor oxidoreductase subunit alpha, with protein sequence MHPPSSDKRVETLPEATILFAGDSGDGMQLTGSQFTLATAYARNDLATLPDFPAEIRAPAGTTYGVSGFQLHFGEVDIRTPGDEVDLLVAMNPAALKVNLRRVRPGGSIIVNVDAFEDKNLKLAGYDTNPLEDGSLRDYHVVPVELTRLTREALKDSPLNQKEIDRSKNMFALGLALWLYSRPIEPAIAWLNKKFAKKPVIRDANLELLKKGYHYGETTEQFLVRYEIRPAHLAPGTYRAIRGAEALALGLVAASRASGLPIFYGSYPITPASELLHELSRLKNFGVITFQAEDEIAAVGAAIGASFGGSLGVTGTSGPGLALKTEAIGLALMTELPLVVVDLQRGGPSTGLPTKTEQSDLLQALFGRNGDAPLPVLAASTPGDCFEVAYEACRIAVQYMTPVILLADGYLANGAEPWRIPDLDRLPPFSVRFADKPNHAHNGEAAFLPYVRDEATLARPWARPGTPGLEHRIGGLEKQHETGNVSYDPENHQLMTRLRAEKVERVAREYPPTEVFGDPEGDLLIIGWGSTRGTIEAAVETVRQRGRRVGSIHLRYLNPLPPDLKEHFGRFRHLLVPELNNGQLVRLLRDRYLLPFIPLNKVQGLPFTRSEIVGRINEILS